CGTAAAATGCCCGATTGCTATTCGCACCCGGCCGAACTGCGCGATGTATTACAAACCAAGCTGGGCCAGTTCCCGCTGTTTCAATTCTGGGGACCGGGTGCTAATATTAAATCAACCCGCTGGATAGCCGATGCATCCATGCATACCGATGACCTGCATAACCCTACCCTTACACTAATCTACCTGCCGCATCTGGATTACTGCCTGCAAAAGTTCGGACCTGATACCGCGAAGATCGCCCCTGAATTAAAGGAAATAGATGAGGTAGTAAAAGACCTGGTTACTTTTTACGAAAAGAAAGGCGCGAAGATCATCCTGCTATCTGAATACGGCATCGCCCCCGTAAATAATCCTATACATTTAAATCGCCTGCTGCGCCAGCACGATATGTTGGGCATACGCGTTGAGTGTGGCTTGGAACTACTGGACGCGGGCGCATCAAAAGCGTTTGCCGTGGCTGATCATCAGATCGCGCATATCTATATTAATGATCCGTCGGTTACTGAAAAGGTAAAAAGCCTCATTAAATCGGTTAAAGGCGTTGAACTGGTGCTTGACCGTGAGGAACAGGCCAAATACCATATTGACCATGAACGCGCCGGTGACCTCGTGGTAATGGCCGATAAGGATAGCTGGTTTACCTACTATTTTTGGCTGGATGATGCTGTAGCGCCCGACTATGCCCGGGTTGTTGATATTCACAAGAAGCCGGGGTATGATCCCGTTGAAATGTTCATGACCTCAAAGGCTCGCGCCGGTTATAAACTGCTGCGAAAAAAAGCCGGTTTCCGCTACGTGATGGATGTGATACCGTTGGATGCCACGCTGATCAAAGGTTCGCATGGCAGGGTTAATGTTGCTAATGAGTTCAAGCCGGTTTTGATAACCGACAGCGCTGTGCAAGGCACTGTAAACGCGCCCGATGTTTTCGATATCATCTGGCAGCATCTGAAGCAGTAAGCATTCCTGAATGGTTTAGGCAGGTTGATTGGAATACCTTTTGCATTTACAAGGTGTAATATTTTCTAATCACCTGAATATATGCCTAAATGGTTTAAAATCACCCTGAAAGTAGCGGGCGGAATAATAGCGCTTATATTGCTTTTATTTATTGCCGCCACCCTTTATATCACCTTTAACAAGCAAAAGGTTTTAACGCTTATTACCCAAACCGTTAATAAAAGCATTGATGGCAAGCTGGTAATTGGTGAGCTCGACCCAACTTTTTTTTCGGCGTTTCCTAATGTTGCAGTGTCATTAAAGAATGTATCCCTGAAAGATAATCAATGGCAAAAGCATAAGCATACGCTGCTACAGGCGGGCGATGTTGAAGTGGCAGTAAACGCCTTGTCACTGATTGGCGGCAGCGTTAATATTCAGAAAATCAGCATAAACAATGCCTCAATAGACTTTTTTACTGATAGCACCGGCTATAGCAATACCGCAGTGTTTAAAAAAGGCAAGCCTAAACCTGAGGATGTTAAAAAAGAAAAAGATGACGATGAAGGTGCGGCGGCAATCATTAAACGGATTGACCTGAATAACGTAGCCTTTGCGCTTAACAATCAAAAAGCCAACAAATTATTTAGTTTTTACGTCAACTCCCTAAAAGGTAAAGTTGACTATCCGAGCGAGGGCTGGAAAGCTAAGATTAACCTGGATACCAAAGTAAAAAGCCTGGCCTTTAACACCAAACGGGGTAGCTTTTTAAAGGACAAACAATTGCGCGGACCGTTCGATATTCAGTACACTGAAAAGGATGGCGTTATAAATGTAGCACCCAACACTTTAAATATTGGTGAAGACCCTTTTATCATCGGTGCAAAGTTTGAAACGGCTAAAGATCCGGTTAAATTCACGATCAACATAAAGGTTGATGAACTGCTGTGGAAACACGCAGCCGACCTGCTGGCTCCTAACATTTCAGCCAAGCTTAATATGTTTGCTATATCAAAACCATTGGAAGTGACTACATCATTGGTTGGTGATTTTGGCGGTGGCGGTGATCCGGCCATTAACGTACGCTGTAAGGTTAGTGATGCTACATTAAAAACACCGGGCGGTGTAATGAATAATTGCAGTTTTAACGGCATGTTTACTAATGGCTACGAAAAGGCTAAAGAGTTAGGCGACGAAAATTCAGCCATCGGCTTATACAATTTTACCGGCAATTATAAGGGAATGCCTTTTACTATGGATACGGCTACCATTGTAAACCTAATTAAGCCAATAGCCTCGGGAGCATTCCGCTCAAAGTTTGATGTGGCTAAGCTGAACAATGTGTTTGATGGTGATCCGCTTAGATTTAATAAAGGTACTGCCGACCTGAATTTACATTATAAGGCAGATATTGTAGATTATCAGCTTAATAAACCTGTATTCAGAGGAGCCATCAATGTAAAGAATGCCGACCTGACGTATGTGCCGCGTGGCCTTAATTTCAAAAACTCTTCCTTGTCATTATACTTTACTGATAACGATTTGCTTTTCAAAAACATTCGTTTGCAAAGCGGGCGCAGTATTGTGAATATGGATGGACGGGTAAAAAACTTTTTGAACCTGTATTATAAAGACCCGGAAAAGATGGTGCTGACCTGGTATGTGCGCAGTCCGCAAATGTACCTGGGCGAGTTTTTGAGCTTTTTAAATAAAAAGGTCAACGTGCGCAAAAAGCCTGTAAAGCGCACCAACAACGGCAACCTGGCCGACCAGTTAAATGACGTTTTTGAAAAAGCCAGTGCCGAGCTGCACATGCTGGTTGAAAAGGTATATTACAAGAAATTTTTGGCGACGGATGCCATTGCCAGTGCCGAACTTACCGACAATGGCGTTACCATTAACAGCATCAGCCTTAAACATGCGGGTGGCTCACTTAATATCAGCGGGCATGTAACACAAAACGGCCCATACAATTCATTCGATATTAAAAGCAAGGTGTACAATGTAAATATCAGCACCTTCTTTTACTCGTTTGATAACTTTGGGCTAAGCAGCCTTACCAATAAAAACCTTACCGGTTACTTATCTTCAAACGCAAGTGTAACCGGGCGTATTACTAATGACGGTAGCTTGGTACCACGATCAATGTTTGGCACTCTGGCCTTTGATCTTAAAAATGGCGCTTTAAAATCATTCGCGCCCATAAAAAGTGTGGGTAAATTTGCGTTCCCGTTCCGCGATCTGGATAACATTACCTTTCAACAGCTGAACGGCACGTTTGATCTGCGGGGCGAAAAGATTAACATCCGGCCGATGCAGATCAGTTCGAGCGTATTAAATATCGACTTAGCAGGTGTTTACTCACTGGGTACGGGTACAAACATTGCCATTGAGGTGCCCTTGCGTAACCCTAAGGACGATTACAAAATAACCGATCCGGAAGAGCGACGTAAAAAACGCATGAAGGGCATTGTGCTGCACCTGCTGGCAACTGACGGCGACGACGGCAAGATCAAGATCAAACTGAACAAAAACCGTAAGAAAGACAAGGATAAAGACGACGAGGACAACAAAGAGAAAGAAGCTAAATAGATCAGGCTACTACCCTGTTCCATTCCGTGTGCCTTTTTAAAAAGCTTTGTACATAAACGCATAGTGGCACAATCTTACTGTTGT
This Mucilaginibacter defluvii DNA region includes the following protein-coding sequences:
- a CDS encoding nucleotide pyrophosphatase/phosphodiesterase family protein, yielding MNKTVVIDIVGLSTSVIGEHTPFLKQYIAKKNLTTIEPLLPAVTTAAQSAYLTGKWPADNGIVGNGWYDRVDSEIKFWKQSNKLVNGEKIWDKAKKEDPSFTTSMMFWWYNMYSNADYSVTPRPNYLADGRKMPDCYSHPAELRDVLQTKLGQFPLFQFWGPGANIKSTRWIADASMHTDDLHNPTLTLIYLPHLDYCLQKFGPDTAKIAPELKEIDEVVKDLVTFYEKKGAKIILLSEYGIAPVNNPIHLNRLLRQHDMLGIRVECGLELLDAGASKAFAVADHQIAHIYINDPSVTEKVKSLIKSVKGVELVLDREEQAKYHIDHERAGDLVVMADKDSWFTYYFWLDDAVAPDYARVVDIHKKPGYDPVEMFMTSKARAGYKLLRKKAGFRYVMDVIPLDATLIKGSHGRVNVANEFKPVLITDSAVQGTVNAPDVFDIIWQHLKQ
- a CDS encoding AsmA-like C-terminal region-containing protein, encoding MPKWFKITLKVAGGIIALILLLFIAATLYITFNKQKVLTLITQTVNKSIDGKLVIGELDPTFFSAFPNVAVSLKNVSLKDNQWQKHKHTLLQAGDVEVAVNALSLIGGSVNIQKISINNASIDFFTDSTGYSNTAVFKKGKPKPEDVKKEKDDDEGAAAIIKRIDLNNVAFALNNQKANKLFSFYVNSLKGKVDYPSEGWKAKINLDTKVKSLAFNTKRGSFLKDKQLRGPFDIQYTEKDGVINVAPNTLNIGEDPFIIGAKFETAKDPVKFTINIKVDELLWKHAADLLAPNISAKLNMFAISKPLEVTTSLVGDFGGGGDPAINVRCKVSDATLKTPGGVMNNCSFNGMFTNGYEKAKELGDENSAIGLYNFTGNYKGMPFTMDTATIVNLIKPIASGAFRSKFDVAKLNNVFDGDPLRFNKGTADLNLHYKADIVDYQLNKPVFRGAINVKNADLTYVPRGLNFKNSSLSLYFTDNDLLFKNIRLQSGRSIVNMDGRVKNFLNLYYKDPEKMVLTWYVRSPQMYLGEFLSFLNKKVNVRKKPVKRTNNGNLADQLNDVFEKASAELHMLVEKVYYKKFLATDAIASAELTDNGVTINSISLKHAGGSLNISGHVTQNGPYNSFDIKSKVYNVNISTFFYSFDNFGLSSLTNKNLTGYLSSNASVTGRITNDGSLVPRSMFGTLAFDLKNGALKSFAPIKSVGKFAFPFRDLDNITFQQLNGTFDLRGEKINIRPMQISSSVLNIDLAGVYSLGTGTNIAIEVPLRNPKDDYKITDPEERRKKRMKGIVLHLLATDGDDGKIKIKLNKNRKKDKDKDDEDNKEKEAK